A stretch of Lathyrus oleraceus cultivar Zhongwan6 chromosome 6, CAAS_Psat_ZW6_1.0, whole genome shotgun sequence DNA encodes these proteins:
- the LOC127092329 gene encoding auxin-induced protein 22B, translated as MENSVAYESDLNMKDTELRLGLPGTEENENEKALSVKVSNKRSLVETSKDSATGSKTSESDAAPPSKAKIVGWPPIRSYRKNSLQEADASGIYIKVSLDGAPYLRKIDLRIYGGYAQLLKALENMFKLTIGDYSEKEGYKGSEYEPTYEDKDGDWMLVGDVPWNMFVTSCKRLRIMKGTEARGV; from the exons ATGGAAAACAGTGTTGCATATGAGAGTGATCTTAACATGAAGGATACTGAGCTAAGACTAGGACTTCCAGGGACAGAAGAAAATGAGAATGAAAAAGCACTTTCTGTTAAGGTTTCCAACAAAAGATCATTGGTTGAAACCTCTAAGGACAGTGCAACTGGTTCAAAAACCTCTGAATCTGATGCAGCACCTCCTTCTAA GGCAAAAATAGTGGGGTGGCCACCAATAAGATCTTATAGGAAGAACAGTTTGCAAGAGGCTGATGCTTCTGGGATTTATATAAAAGTGAGTTTGGATGGAGCTCCTTACCTTAGAAAGATTGATTTGAGAATCTATGGAGGTTATGCACAGCTTCTTAAAGCTTTGGAAAACATGTTCAAGTTAACTATTGGTGACTATTCAGAGAAAGAAGGTTATAAAGGATCTGAATATGAACCTACGTATGAAGATAAAGATGGTGATTGGATGTTAGTTGGAGATGTTCCATGGAA CATGTTTGTGACATCTTGCAAAAGACTAAGAATCATGAAAGGAACAGAAGCTAGAGGTGTTTGA